A genome region from Streptomyces sp. S4.7 includes the following:
- the gatC gene encoding Asp-tRNA(Asn)/Glu-tRNA(Gln) amidotransferase subunit GatC, with protein sequence MPGITREEVAHLARLARLELKGEELDHFAGQLDDIIGAVARVSEVADQDVPPTSHPLPLTNVMRADEVRPSLTPEQALSGAPAQEQQRFKVPQILGED encoded by the coding sequence ATGCCTGGCATCACGCGCGAGGAGGTCGCCCACCTCGCACGGCTGGCGCGTCTGGAGCTGAAGGGCGAAGAGCTCGATCACTTCGCCGGTCAGCTCGACGACATCATCGGCGCGGTCGCCCGCGTATCCGAGGTCGCCGACCAAGACGTCCCGCCGACCTCGCACCCGCTGCCGCTGACGAACGTCATGCGCGCGGACGAGGTACGCCCCTCGCTCACCCCCGAGCAGGCGCTCTCCGGCGCCCCGGCCCAGGAACAGCAGCGTTTCAAGGTGCCGCAGATCCTGGGGGAGGACTAA
- the gatA gene encoding Asp-tRNA(Asn)/Glu-tRNA(Gln) amidotransferase subunit GatA, whose product MTDIKTDIIRLTAAEIAEKVVSGELTAVEVTEAHLARIEAVDEKVHAFLHVDREGALAQARAVDEQRARGEKLGPLAGVPLALKDIFTTEGIPTTVGSKILEGWIPPYDATVTRRLKDAGVVILGKTNMDEFAMGSSTENSAYGPTGNPWDLTRIPGGSGGGSSASLAAYEAPLAIGTDTGGSIRQPASVTGTVGVKPTYGGVSRYGMVAFSSSLDQGGPCARTVLDAALLHEVIAGHDPLDSTSIDAPVPPVVEAARNGTVAGMRVGVVRQFSGEHYQAGVMQRFAESVDLLKELGAEVVELDCPSFDLGLSAYYLIAPSECSSNLARFDAMRYGLRVGDDGTRSAEDVTALTREAGFGDEVKRRIMLGTYALSSGYYDAYYGSAQKVRTLIVRDFEKAFEQVDVIVSPTTPTTAFAIGERADDPMAMYLSDLCTIPTNLAGNAAMSLPCGLAPEDGLPVGLQIIAPAMKDDRLYRVGAAVEAAFVERWGHPLLEEAPSL is encoded by the coding sequence ATGACGGACATCAAGACCGACATCATCAGGCTCACCGCCGCCGAGATCGCCGAGAAGGTCGTCTCCGGCGAGCTGACGGCCGTCGAGGTCACCGAGGCCCACCTCGCCCGTATCGAGGCCGTCGACGAGAAGGTGCACGCCTTCCTGCACGTCGACCGCGAAGGCGCCCTCGCGCAGGCCCGCGCCGTGGACGAGCAGAGGGCCAGGGGCGAGAAGCTCGGCCCGCTCGCCGGCGTCCCCCTCGCGCTGAAGGACATCTTCACCACCGAGGGCATCCCCACCACCGTCGGCTCCAAGATCCTCGAAGGCTGGATCCCGCCGTACGACGCGACGGTCACCCGGCGTCTGAAGGACGCCGGAGTCGTCATCCTCGGCAAGACCAACATGGACGAGTTCGCCATGGGATCCTCCACGGAGAACAGCGCGTACGGTCCCACGGGCAACCCCTGGGACCTCACCCGCATCCCCGGCGGATCCGGCGGCGGCTCGTCGGCCTCCCTCGCCGCGTACGAGGCGCCGCTCGCCATCGGCACGGACACCGGCGGCTCCATCCGCCAGCCGGCGTCCGTCACCGGCACGGTCGGCGTCAAGCCCACCTACGGCGGCGTCTCCCGCTACGGCATGGTCGCCTTCTCGTCCTCGCTCGACCAGGGCGGTCCCTGCGCCCGTACGGTCCTGGACGCGGCCCTGCTCCACGAGGTCATCGCCGGGCACGACCCGCTCGACTCGACCTCCATCGACGCCCCCGTGCCCCCGGTGGTCGAGGCCGCCCGCAACGGCACCGTCGCCGGTATGCGCGTCGGCGTCGTCCGGCAGTTCTCCGGCGAGCACTACCAGGCCGGCGTCATGCAGCGCTTCGCCGAGTCCGTCGACCTCCTGAAGGAGCTCGGCGCGGAAGTGGTCGAGCTGGACTGCCCGTCCTTCGACCTCGGCCTCTCCGCGTACTACCTGATCGCCCCCTCCGAGTGCTCCTCGAACCTCGCGCGCTTCGACGCGATGCGCTACGGCCTGCGCGTCGGCGACGACGGCACCCGTTCGGCCGAGGACGTCACCGCCCTCACCCGTGAGGCGGGCTTCGGCGACGAGGTCAAGCGCCGCATCATGCTCGGTACGTACGCGCTCAGCTCCGGCTACTACGACGCGTACTACGGCTCCGCTCAGAAGGTCCGCACCCTCATCGTCCGGGACTTCGAGAAGGCCTTCGAGCAGGTCGACGTGATCGTCTCGCCGACCACACCCACCACCGCGTTCGCGATCGGTGAACGCGCCGACGACCCGATGGCGATGTACCTTTCCGATCTGTGCACCATCCCGACCAACCTGGCCGGAAACGCCGCCATGTCGCTGCCCTGCGGACTGGCGCCGGAGGACGGTCTGCCGGTCGGGCTGCAGATCATCGCCCCCGCGATGAAGGACGACCGTCTCTACCGGGTAGGCGCCGCGGTCGAGGCGGCGTTCGTGGAACGCTGGGGACATCCGCTGTTGGAGGAGGCACCGTCGCTATGA
- the gatB gene encoding Asp-tRNA(Asn)/Glu-tRNA(Gln) amidotransferase subunit GatB — translation MTVTEHVSLVPYEDALATYDPVMGLEVHVELGTRTKMFCGCSTELGADPNSQTCPTCLGMPGALPVVNAIGVESAVKIGLALNCEIAEWCRFARKNYFYPDMPKNFQTSQYDEPIAYNGYLDVQLEDGEIFRVEIERAHMEEDTGKSLHVGGATGRIQGASHSLLDYNRAGIPLIEIVTKPIEGAGARAPEVAKAYVAELRELIKALDVSEARMEQGQMRCDVNLSLRPHGRSKFGTRSETKNVNSLRSVERAARYEIQRHAAVLDGGGTIIQETRHFHEEDGSTTSGRVKEEAEDYRYFPEPDLVPVAPPREWVEELRGGLPELPRLRRKRLREEWGVSEHDMQSMLNAGAVELITATVEAGAPADQARKWWMGELARSANERSTDLAALPITPAQVARVAELVTAGDLNDKLARQVLEGVLAGEGDPDTVVEKRGLKVVSDEGALGTAVDEAIAANPAIADKIRAGKIAAAGALVGAVMKATRGQADAARVRELILERLGAEG, via the coding sequence GTGACCGTCACTGAACACGTGTCGCTCGTCCCGTACGAGGACGCTCTCGCGACGTACGACCCCGTCATGGGCCTTGAGGTCCATGTCGAGCTCGGCACCAGGACGAAGATGTTCTGCGGCTGCTCCACCGAGCTGGGCGCCGACCCCAACTCGCAGACCTGTCCCACCTGTCTCGGCATGCCGGGGGCGCTCCCGGTCGTCAACGCGATCGGCGTGGAGTCGGCCGTCAAGATCGGTCTCGCGCTGAACTGCGAGATCGCCGAGTGGTGCCGGTTCGCCCGGAAGAACTACTTCTACCCGGACATGCCGAAGAACTTCCAGACCTCCCAGTACGACGAGCCGATCGCCTACAACGGCTATCTGGACGTTCAGCTGGAGGACGGGGAGATCTTCCGTGTGGAGATCGAGCGCGCCCACATGGAGGAGGACACCGGCAAGTCGCTGCACGTCGGCGGCGCCACCGGCCGTATCCAGGGCGCGTCTCACTCCCTGCTGGACTACAACCGCGCCGGCATCCCGCTCATCGAGATCGTCACCAAGCCGATCGAGGGCGCCGGGGCGCGTGCTCCGGAGGTCGCGAAGGCGTACGTGGCGGAGCTGCGCGAGCTGATCAAGGCGCTGGACGTCTCCGAGGCCCGTATGGAACAGGGCCAGATGCGCTGCGACGTCAACCTGTCGCTGCGCCCGCACGGCCGTTCGAAGTTCGGCACGCGCTCGGAGACGAAGAACGTCAACTCGCTGCGGAGCGTGGAGCGGGCGGCGCGTTACGAGATCCAGCGGCACGCCGCGGTTCTCGACGGCGGCGGCACGATCATCCAGGAGACCCGGCACTTCCACGAGGAGGACGGTTCCACGACGTCCGGCCGTGTGAAGGAGGAGGCGGAGGACTACCGGTACTTCCCCGAGCCCGACCTCGTCCCGGTCGCTCCCCCGCGCGAGTGGGTGGAGGAGCTGCGCGGCGGTCTGCCGGAGCTGCCCCGGCTGCGGCGTAAGCGGCTTCGCGAGGAGTGGGGCGTCTCGGAGCACGACATGCAGTCGATGCTCAACGCGGGCGCGGTCGAGCTGATCACCGCCACCGTCGAGGCCGGCGCCCCCGCCGACCAGGCGCGCAAGTGGTGGATGGGCGAGCTGGCGCGCAGCGCCAACGAGAGGTCCACGGACCTCGCGGCGCTCCCGATCACCCCGGCGCAGGTCGCCCGGGTGGCGGAACTGGTCACGGCGGGCGATCTGAACGACAAGCTGGCCCGGCAGGTCCTGGAAGGTGTCCTCGCGGGCGAGGGCGACCCGGACACCGTCGTCGAGAAGCGCGGCCTGAAGGTCGTCTCCGACGAGGGCGCGCTGGGCACGGCGGTGGACGAGGCGATCGCGGCGAACCCGGCGATCGCGGACAAGATCCGCGCGGGCAAGATCGCGGCGGCGGGCGCTCTGGTGGGAGCGGTCATGAAGGCCACCCGAGGCCAGGCGGACGCGGCACGGGTACGCGAGCTGATCCTGGAACGCCTGGGCGCGGAGGGCTGA
- a CDS encoding universal stress protein: MSDVKTTALVWISPSTWPACVDAARDRAPDDHVVLLHVGDDRIAAEAHRAYAGLLGRGHGPERDPGSRLEALSGVAGADLLEEAAHRLGRPCELLDRHGSPQEEVVRAAADVDLLICARDGDPDRPGPHSLGPESRFVVDHAPCPVLLVWPHRN; the protein is encoded by the coding sequence GTGAGTGACGTGAAGACAACCGCCCTCGTCTGGATCAGTCCGTCCACCTGGCCCGCGTGCGTCGACGCGGCGCGGGACAGGGCGCCGGACGACCACGTCGTGCTGCTGCACGTGGGTGACGACCGGATCGCCGCCGAGGCGCACCGCGCGTACGCGGGGCTGCTCGGCCGTGGCCACGGGCCCGAGCGCGACCCCGGCAGCCGACTGGAGGCGCTGTCCGGCGTGGCGGGCGCCGACCTCCTTGAGGAGGCCGCGCACCGCCTCGGCCGGCCCTGCGAACTGCTCGACCGGCACGGCAGTCCACAGGAGGAGGTCGTCCGCGCGGCGGCCGACGTGGACCTGCTGATCTGCGCGCGCGACGGCGACCCCGACAGACCGGGTCCGCACAGCCTCGGCCCCGAGTCCCGCTTCGTGGTCGATCACGCGCCGTGCCCGGTCCTGTTGGTGTGGCCGCACCGGAACTGA
- a CDS encoding tetratricopeptide repeat protein encodes MTTEKTENAEHAQSAESGPGRDELLAEAVALRTRGEAEQARERLVALADRYPGDAVIAYQTAWTHDGLGLEAEAVAYYETALAGTDLSDEDRRGALVGLGSTFRILGRYEKAVETLRGGLAEFPDDGALRTFLAMALFNTGQHDEAMRILLELLASTSEDPGVRSYRSAISHYAKDLREVVQGP; translated from the coding sequence GTGACCACAGAGAAGACAGAGAACGCGGAGCACGCGCAGAGCGCGGAGAGCGGGCCGGGCAGGGACGAGCTGCTGGCCGAAGCCGTCGCACTGCGCACCCGCGGGGAGGCGGAGCAGGCCCGGGAGCGACTGGTGGCCCTCGCCGACCGTTACCCCGGCGACGCCGTGATCGCCTATCAGACCGCCTGGACCCACGACGGCCTGGGCCTGGAGGCGGAGGCCGTCGCCTACTACGAAACCGCCCTGGCCGGAACGGACTTGTCGGACGAGGACCGACGCGGCGCGCTGGTCGGTCTCGGCAGCACGTTCCGCATCCTCGGCCGGTACGAGAAGGCCGTGGAGACCCTGCGGGGCGGGCTGGCGGAGTTTCCCGACGACGGCGCCCTGCGGACCTTCCTGGCGATGGCGCTGTTCAACACCGGGCAGCACGACGAAGCGATGCGGATCCTGCTGGAGCTGCTCGCCTCGACCAGCGAGGACCCCGGTGTGCGTTCCTACCGCTCAGCCATCAGCCACTACGCCAAGGACCTGCGCGAGGTCGTTCAGGGCCCGTGA
- a CDS encoding NAD(P)H-binding protein, whose translation MNVTVFGATGRTGQAFLTAAARSGHRTTAQVRDPARLGGAPVDRVVTGSPFDESAVSDALTGADVAVIAFGLKGNRTTPLYSRGTELIVDAMREPGVRRLIVVSEAGYGSHVRGLSGRTIAALYRATARPLLREREAQDAVILTSGLDWTVVRSGVLHHGPARGNRSRSFTPHRGLAPRTTYADLADLVLDALDDPATYGRDLYP comes from the coding sequence ATGAATGTCACCGTGTTCGGCGCCACCGGGCGTACCGGACAAGCCTTCCTCACCGCCGCCGCACGCTCCGGGCACCGCACGACCGCACAGGTGCGGGACCCCGCGCGGCTCGGCGGCGCCCCCGTCGACCGGGTGGTGACCGGCAGTCCCTTCGACGAGAGCGCCGTGTCCGACGCCCTCACCGGAGCCGACGTCGCGGTGATCGCCTTCGGCCTCAAGGGCAACCGGACGACGCCTCTGTACTCACGCGGCACCGAACTGATCGTGGACGCGATGCGCGAGCCCGGCGTACGGCGGCTGATCGTCGTCTCGGAGGCCGGCTACGGCTCGCACGTACGCGGCCTCTCGGGCCGGACCATCGCCGCCCTCTACCGGGCGACGGCCCGCCCCCTCCTGCGGGAACGGGAGGCGCAGGACGCGGTGATCCTCACCAGCGGTCTGGACTGGACCGTCGTACGGTCCGGGGTGCTGCACCACGGCCCCGCGCGGGGCAACCGGTCCCGGTCGTTCACGCCGCACCGGGGCCTCGCGCCCCGTACGACCTACGCGGACCTCGCCGACCTCGTCCTGGACGCGCTGGACGACCCCGCGACGTACGGCCGGGACCTGTACCCCTAG
- a CDS encoding phospholipase C, phosphocholine-specific, protein MATDISRRRLFALGGGAVGAAAAGSLLPPSLRAAIAAGAPAGGLDAVRHVVVLMQENRSFDHYFGTLRGVRGFGDRNAVELPTGRPVFAQPSAAPTARGDDDTTVLPFPVRDAAEAQHKDLQYIGDLDHSWRGGAKAWNNGWMDGWVSAKTAATMAYYDRADIPLHYELADTFTVCDAYHSSIHTSTSPNRNHLWSGWTGHEADGRRAVGNDAYDEGRHPGYAWPTYAERLEKAGRSWKTYTEWENFTDNNIEFFTSFKKIARKALAKARELEGAGDFGYMESFYAAVRETDDPAVRARLLAALDEGVEALTARERSLFERGLRRVESGTLAAAFRADVAAGRLPEVSYLVPSAVDSEHPGASSPVASAGLVHQVLDALGSHPEVWRHTVVLINYDENDGFFDHVPPPVPPVDDPDERWEGRPTGLGIRVPLLVVSPWTVGGYVCSQVFDHTSVVRFLETWTGVKEPNITPWRRAVTGDLTSAFDFGRGRPRPDVEQPGPVPPFTGRWRPVPPTVQRMPVQEPGTRPARPLPYQPDVHGRLATGDAGERVLRLELRNTGRASAHLALYPYEGEFDVPQHRDVRGTAHWTVPLTGDAYRFTITGPNGFRREFAGPVAGGGAEVTSSVDHHDRDLHLTLRNEGDLPLTFTVRSLGYADEADLRDWKREFTVKPGRRRSVVHSAADAHGWYDIEVTAGRGFRRRLMGHIENGKPSVSG, encoded by the coding sequence TTGGCCACTGACATCTCACGGCGCCGGCTCTTCGCGCTCGGCGGTGGCGCCGTCGGCGCCGCCGCGGCGGGCTCCCTGCTGCCGCCGTCCCTGCGGGCCGCCATCGCCGCCGGGGCGCCGGCCGGGGGACTGGACGCCGTCAGACATGTCGTGGTGCTGATGCAGGAGAACCGGTCGTTCGACCACTACTTCGGCACGCTGCGCGGCGTACGCGGCTTCGGGGACCGCAACGCCGTGGAACTGCCCACCGGCCGCCCCGTGTTCGCCCAGCCGAGCGCCGCGCCCACGGCGCGGGGCGACGACGACACGACCGTCCTGCCCTTCCCCGTACGCGACGCCGCCGAGGCGCAGCACAAGGACCTTCAGTACATAGGCGACCTCGACCACTCCTGGAGAGGCGGCGCCAAGGCGTGGAACAACGGCTGGATGGACGGCTGGGTCTCCGCCAAGACCGCCGCCACCATGGCGTACTACGACCGCGCCGACATCCCGCTCCACTACGAGCTGGCGGACACCTTCACCGTCTGCGACGCCTACCACTCGTCGATCCACACCTCCACGAGCCCCAACCGCAACCATCTGTGGAGCGGTTGGACCGGCCACGAGGCCGACGGGCGGCGCGCGGTCGGCAACGACGCGTACGACGAGGGCAGGCACCCCGGCTACGCGTGGCCCACGTACGCCGAGCGGCTGGAGAAGGCCGGGCGGAGCTGGAAGACGTACACCGAGTGGGAGAACTTCACCGACAACAACATCGAGTTCTTCACCTCCTTCAAGAAGATCGCGCGCAAGGCGCTCGCCAAGGCCCGTGAGCTCGAAGGCGCCGGCGACTTCGGCTACATGGAGTCCTTCTACGCCGCCGTGCGCGAGACGGACGACCCCGCCGTACGCGCGAGGCTCCTCGCCGCGCTCGACGAGGGTGTGGAGGCCCTGACCGCCCGCGAACGCTCGCTCTTCGAACGCGGGCTGCGGCGCGTCGAGTCGGGCACCCTCGCCGCGGCGTTCCGCGCCGACGTGGCCGCCGGGCGGCTGCCCGAGGTGTCGTACCTGGTGCCGTCGGCGGTCGACTCCGAGCACCCCGGCGCCTCCTCACCGGTCGCCAGCGCCGGCCTCGTCCACCAGGTGCTGGACGCGCTCGGCTCGCACCCGGAGGTCTGGCGGCACACGGTCGTACTGATCAACTACGACGAGAACGACGGCTTCTTCGACCACGTGCCGCCCCCCGTGCCGCCCGTGGACGACCCCGACGAGCGCTGGGAGGGCCGTCCGACGGGGCTCGGCATCCGTGTACCGCTGCTCGTCGTCTCGCCCTGGACCGTGGGCGGTTACGTCTGCTCGCAGGTCTTCGACCACACGTCGGTCGTCCGCTTCCTGGAGACGTGGACCGGCGTGAAGGAACCCAACATCACGCCGTGGCGGCGCGCCGTCACCGGCGATCTGACGTCCGCTTTCGACTTCGGACGGGGCCGGCCGCGCCCGGACGTCGAACAGCCGGGGCCCGTCCCCCCGTTCACGGGGCGCTGGCGGCCCGTGCCGCCCACCGTGCAGCGGATGCCGGTGCAGGAGCCCGGCACGCGCCCCGCCAGGCCGCTGCCGTACCAGCCGGACGTCCACGGCCGCCTCGCGACGGGCGATGCCGGGGAGCGGGTCCTGCGGCTCGAACTGCGCAACACGGGCCGGGCGAGCGCGCACCTGGCGCTCTATCCGTACGAGGGCGAGTTCGACGTCCCGCAGCACCGGGACGTCAGGGGCACGGCGCACTGGACGGTGCCCCTCACCGGCGACGCCTACCGCTTCACGATCACCGGCCCCAACGGCTTCCGCCGTGAATTCGCCGGCCCCGTCGCGGGCGGCGGCGCCGAGGTCACCTCGTCCGTCGACCACCACGACCGCGATCTCCATCTCACCCTCCGTAATGAGGGTGATCTGCCCCTCACCTTCACGGTGCGCTCGCTCGGTTACGCCGACGAGGCCGATCTCCGTGACTGGAAGCGCGAGTTCACGGTCAAGCCGGGACGGCGCCGCAGCGTGGTGCACTCGGCCGCGGACGCGCACGGGTGGTACGACATCGAGGTGACGGCGGGCCGGGGCTTCCGGCGACGGCTGATGGGGCACATCGAGAACGGCAAGCCGAGCGTTTCCGGCTGA
- a CDS encoding MMPL family transporter — MAAVARWCVRHRLLVVLLWLLALGSTAVGAVSAGTSYSNDYEAPGTESGHAVELLESGFPGAGGDSDTVVWHTERGSVRAQDVELRMGVTLGEIAKLPGVASVTSPYALTDGAGTPPYTPGPDDGEGARQISEDGRTAFAVVTFEQQVDNIPVAQARAVVDTAKKAATDDLQVELGGSAVALTEGTTTHTAEIVGVAMAAVVLFLAFGSLAASLLPIATALVSVGTAYAGIALLGHLMTVADFAPLLGLLVGLGVGIDYALFIVTRHRKGLKQGLTVTRAATDAVATTGRAVVFAGATVCIALLGMLVLRLSFLNGVAIAASLTVALTVAASVTLLPALLSYTGGRALSRRERARLAEHGPLPETPTGFAARWSAFVARHPRLLGAAAVVVMLVLALPTFSLHLGTSDQGNNPATSTTRQAYDRLAEGFGPGVNGPLTLVAELDGADDRLAMDQLPDTLRESEGVASVGPIVFNGSGDTALLTVVPGSSPQSEHTSDLVDHLRKDVLSRAEAGTSLEVSVGGVTASYDDFADVVVGKLPLFVGVVVALGCLLLLLAFRSVGIPLKAAVMNVAAVASSFGIVVAIFQWGWGSELLGLGSAGPIEPFLPVIMVSVLFGLSMDYQVFLVSRMYEEWLETGDNRRAVRVGLAETGRVINSAAVIMISVFLAFVLTGDRVIAMFGVGLAAAVALDAFVLRTLLVPALMHLLGGANWWLPRTLDRWLPRISIEAPAARRRTSGKIPARREEHAERAEHVPGSTGRN; from the coding sequence TTGGCAGCAGTCGCGCGGTGGTGCGTCAGGCACCGGCTCCTGGTCGTACTCCTGTGGCTGCTGGCCCTCGGCTCCACCGCCGTCGGCGCCGTCTCGGCCGGAACCTCGTACTCCAACGACTACGAGGCACCCGGCACCGAGTCCGGCCACGCCGTCGAACTCCTGGAGAGCGGATTCCCCGGCGCCGGCGGCGACAGCGACACCGTGGTCTGGCACACCGAACGCGGCTCCGTCCGCGCGCAGGACGTCGAACTGCGCATGGGCGTCACGCTCGGTGAGATCGCCAAGCTGCCCGGCGTGGCCTCCGTGACGAGCCCGTACGCCCTCACCGACGGTGCCGGGACGCCCCCGTACACACCCGGCCCGGACGACGGCGAGGGCGCCCGTCAGATCAGCGAGGACGGCCGCACCGCCTTCGCCGTCGTCACCTTCGAGCAGCAGGTCGACAACATCCCCGTCGCCCAGGCCCGGGCCGTCGTCGACACGGCGAAGAAGGCCGCCACCGACGACCTCCAGGTGGAGCTCGGCGGCAGCGCCGTCGCCCTCACCGAAGGCACCACCACGCACACGGCGGAGATCGTGGGCGTCGCCATGGCCGCCGTGGTCCTCTTCCTCGCCTTCGGCTCGCTCGCGGCGAGCCTGCTGCCCATCGCCACCGCGCTGGTGTCGGTCGGGACGGCGTACGCGGGCATCGCTCTCCTCGGTCACCTCATGACCGTGGCCGACTTCGCGCCCTTGCTCGGTCTGCTCGTCGGGCTCGGCGTCGGCATCGACTACGCGCTGTTCATCGTGACCAGGCACCGCAAGGGCCTCAAACAGGGCCTCACGGTCACGCGGGCGGCCACGGATGCCGTCGCCACCACGGGGCGCGCCGTCGTCTTCGCCGGGGCCACCGTCTGTATCGCACTGCTCGGGATGCTGGTGCTGCGGCTGAGCTTCCTCAACGGCGTCGCCATCGCCGCCTCGCTCACCGTCGCGCTGACGGTGGCCGCGTCCGTGACCCTGCTGCCGGCCCTGCTCTCGTACACCGGAGGGCGCGCGCTGAGCCGCCGCGAACGCGCCCGGCTCGCCGAACACGGTCCGCTGCCCGAGACCCCCACCGGCTTCGCCGCCCGCTGGTCCGCCTTCGTGGCACGCCACCCCCGGCTGCTCGGCGCCGCCGCCGTGGTCGTGATGCTCGTGCTCGCCCTGCCCACGTTCTCGCTCCACCTGGGGACCTCGGACCAGGGCAACAACCCGGCGACCAGCACCACCCGGCAGGCGTACGACCGGCTCGCCGAGGGATTCGGACCCGGCGTCAACGGTCCGCTGACACTCGTCGCCGAGCTGGACGGTGCCGACGACCGGCTCGCGATGGACCAACTCCCGGACACGTTGCGCGAGTCGGAGGGCGTCGCCTCCGTCGGGCCGATCGTCTTCAACGGCAGCGGCGACACCGCCCTGCTGACCGTCGTCCCCGGATCGTCTCCGCAGTCGGAGCACACCAGCGATCTCGTCGACCACCTCCGTAAGGATGTGCTGTCCCGCGCCGAGGCGGGCACCTCCCTGGAAGTGTCGGTCGGCGGGGTCACCGCGAGCTACGACGACTTCGCCGACGTCGTCGTCGGCAAACTCCCGCTCTTCGTCGGCGTCGTCGTCGCCCTCGGCTGTCTGCTGCTCCTGCTGGCCTTCCGCTCCGTCGGCATCCCACTGAAGGCGGCGGTGATGAACGTGGCCGCCGTCGCCTCTTCCTTCGGGATCGTCGTCGCGATCTTCCAGTGGGGCTGGGGGAGCGAACTCCTCGGCCTCGGCAGCGCGGGCCCGATCGAGCCGTTCCTGCCCGTGATCATGGTCTCGGTCCTCTTCGGCCTCTCCATGGACTACCAGGTCTTCCTGGTGAGCCGGATGTACGAGGAGTGGCTGGAGACCGGTGACAACAGACGTGCCGTGCGGGTCGGCCTCGCCGAGACCGGCCGCGTGATCAACTCGGCCGCCGTGATCATGATTTCGGTCTTCCTCGCCTTCGTCCTCACCGGGGACCGCGTCATCGCGATGTTCGGCGTCGGACTGGCCGCGGCGGTCGCGCTGGACGCCTTCGTACTCCGTACGCTCCTCGTCCCCGCCCTGATGCATCTGCTCGGCGGCGCCAACTGGTGGCTGCCGCGCACGCTGGACCGCTGGCTGCCGCGGATCAGCATCGAGGCGCCCGCCGCCCGCCGTCGTACGTCTGGGAAGATCCCCGCACGGCGCGAGGAGCACGCGGAGCGTGCGGAACACGTGCCGGGGAGCACGGGCCGAAACTGA
- a CDS encoding GNAT family protein, translating into MFATSLGDNAELRPLEPWQAEEFLTHMDRARELVTEHVGLADAVTDLESARNFLTSYANKQAADAGRIYGIWLDDILVGGVLFRIFDAPGGNCEVGCWLEPAATGRGLVTRAITVLIDWAVDRRGIHRVEWVASSANLASVRVAQRLGLRLDGILRESSLHHGRRQDHEVWAVLAPEWRELRRDTP; encoded by the coding sequence ATGTTCGCGACATCATTGGGTGACAACGCGGAACTGAGACCGCTGGAGCCGTGGCAGGCCGAGGAGTTCCTCACGCACATGGACCGTGCGAGGGAGCTGGTGACCGAACACGTCGGGCTCGCCGACGCCGTCACCGACCTCGAATCGGCGCGGAACTTCCTCACCTCGTACGCGAACAAGCAGGCCGCCGACGCCGGACGGATCTACGGGATCTGGCTCGACGACATCCTCGTCGGCGGCGTGCTCTTCCGGATCTTCGACGCGCCGGGCGGTAACTGCGAGGTCGGCTGCTGGCTCGAACCGGCGGCCACGGGGCGCGGTCTGGTGACTCGCGCGATAACCGTGCTCATCGACTGGGCGGTGGACCGGCGCGGCATCCACCGTGTGGAGTGGGTGGCCTCGTCGGCCAACCTCGCGAGCGTCAGGGTTGCCCAACGGCTCGGCCTGCGGCTCGACGGAATCCTGCGCGAGAGCAGCCTCCACCACGGCCGCCGGCAGGACCACGAGGTCTGGGCCGTACTGGCTCCCGAGTGGCGTGAGCTGCGGCGCGACACCCCTTGA